In the Candidatus Zixiibacteriota bacterium genome, one interval contains:
- a CDS encoding ABC transporter permease, whose product MNPRARYGRIFEMVRKEFLQIRRDPRLWRVIVFAPMVQLIVFGYAVSTDVRNTKTFVVDHDRTQASRELIETLTASGYFRVTGRSDRPADLVRALDHADAVVGLEIPAGFARDLTRAGGAQVQVLLDGTNSNVATVARGYAERIVQDYAARIARQGTMGGIDLRERPWFNPDLASRNYNVPAVVGVIIMLVCLLLTSLAVVREREIGTLEQLMVSPLSPGELIAGKTIPFGIFGLFDFVAVITVAVLWFKIPFAGNAALMLLASVPFLLSGLGIGLLISTVSSTQQEAFMVTFLIFMPTILLSGFMFPVSSMPSAFQWLTLLNPLRHYLEIVRGVFLKGAGAGALWLQFLALTLIGAFVLTVASRRFRKTIA is encoded by the coding sequence GTGAATCCCCGCGCTCGCTACGGACGCATCTTCGAGATGGTGCGCAAGGAGTTCCTGCAGATTCGGCGCGACCCGCGACTTTGGCGTGTGATCGTCTTCGCGCCGATGGTCCAGCTCATTGTCTTCGGATACGCCGTTTCCACCGACGTCCGGAACACGAAGACCTTCGTGGTCGATCATGACCGGACACAGGCCTCGCGGGAGTTGATCGAGACGCTCACCGCCTCCGGGTATTTTCGCGTCACCGGCCGCTCCGATCGTCCGGCGGATCTGGTCAGGGCGCTGGATCACGCCGATGCCGTGGTGGGGCTGGAGATTCCTGCGGGCTTTGCCCGGGACCTGACCCGCGCCGGCGGTGCCCAGGTGCAGGTACTCTTGGACGGCACCAATTCCAATGTGGCCACTGTCGCGCGGGGCTATGCCGAGCGGATCGTGCAGGACTATGCCGCGCGGATCGCGCGTCAGGGAACGATGGGAGGCATCGATCTGCGCGAGCGGCCGTGGTTCAATCCCGATCTGGCCAGCCGGAATTACAATGTCCCGGCCGTCGTGGGCGTCATCATCATGCTGGTCTGTCTGCTGTTGACCTCGCTGGCGGTCGTCCGCGAACGCGAGATCGGCACGCTGGAACAACTGATGGTCAGCCCATTGTCGCCGGGGGAATTGATTGCCGGCAAGACCATTCCCTTTGGCATCTTCGGTCTGTTTGACTTCGTTGCAGTGATCACGGTCGCAGTTCTCTGGTTCAAGATCCCGTTTGCGGGGAATGCGGCCCTCATGCTCTTGGCGAGCGTGCCCTTCCTGTTGTCCGGTCTCGGGATTGGACTTCTGATCTCGACCGTCTCCAGCACGCAGCAAGAGGCGTTCATGGTCACGTTCCTGATCTTCATGCCGACGATCCTGCTGTCGGGATTCATGTTTCCCGTGTCGAGTATGCCCTCGGCGTTCCAGTGGCTGACGCTGCTCAACCCATTGCGCCACTATCTGGAGATCGTGCGCGGTGTCTTCCTCAAAGGAGCGGGCGCCGGCGCGCTCTGGCTCCAGTTTCTGGCATTG